Proteins from one Planctomycetota bacterium genomic window:
- the hemL gene encoding glutamate-1-semialdehyde 2,1-aminomutase → MNTSSGTTSDRYARSSLLHAAACKVLPGGVNSPVRAYKAVGRSPIVIREGKGCRVTDVDGNSYIDYVGSYGPLIVGHAHEAVVAAVLKTASHGMSFGMPTELETQLAEAVVSAVSSIEVVRFVNSGTEATMSAIRLARGATGRSKIIKCIGGYHGHADGLLVQAGSGATTLGVPSSPGVPAAIAAETLLLGYNDVAGAERLFAEHGRDIACLMIEPIAGNMGCVPPAEGYLAKLRELCTASGAILLFDEVMTGFRVAYGGAQSIYNVKPDLTCLGKVIGGGMPCAAYGGSRALMEQMAPVGPIYQAGTLSGNPVAMAAGLATLEILRGPGVYKQLEDASAKLADGLARAARSIGVPLQINRVGSMLTPFFTSKPVKNYDEATASDTKRFASFFGAMLDHGVTLPPSQYEAWFVSLAHDDEAITQTIVAAERSLSRAASAD, encoded by the coding sequence ATGAATACAAGCTCCGGCACCACGTCCGATCGCTACGCGCGGTCGAGTCTGCTTCACGCGGCCGCATGCAAGGTTCTGCCCGGCGGGGTCAACTCGCCGGTGCGGGCGTACAAGGCGGTGGGGCGCAGTCCGATCGTCATCCGTGAAGGCAAGGGTTGTCGCGTCACCGACGTCGACGGCAACAGCTACATCGACTACGTCGGCAGCTACGGCCCGCTCATCGTCGGACACGCTCACGAAGCCGTTGTCGCCGCGGTGCTCAAGACGGCGTCGCACGGGATGAGCTTCGGCATGCCCACGGAATTGGAAACGCAGCTTGCCGAGGCGGTCGTGTCGGCGGTCAGCTCCATCGAAGTCGTGCGCTTCGTCAACAGCGGGACGGAAGCGACGATGAGCGCGATCCGACTGGCCCGCGGCGCGACGGGGCGATCGAAGATCATCAAGTGCATCGGGGGATACCACGGGCACGCGGACGGCTTGCTGGTGCAGGCGGGCAGCGGGGCGACGACATTGGGCGTGCCCAGTTCGCCGGGTGTGCCGGCGGCGATCGCGGCGGAGACGTTGCTGCTGGGCTACAACGATGTCGCCGGGGCGGAGCGGCTTTTCGCCGAGCATGGCAGGGACATTGCGTGTCTCATGATCGAACCGATCGCCGGGAACATGGGCTGCGTACCTCCGGCGGAGGGGTATCTGGCGAAGCTGCGCGAGCTTTGCACGGCTTCGGGCGCGATTCTGCTTTTCGACGAGGTGATGACGGGCTTTCGTGTCGCCTATGGCGGGGCGCAGTCGATCTACAACGTCAAGCCGGACCTGACGTGTCTGGGCAAGGTCATCGGCGGAGGCATGCCTTGTGCTGCTTACGGCGGATCGCGGGCGCTCATGGAGCAGATGGCGCCGGTCGGGCCGATCTATCAGGCGGGGACGCTCAGCGGCAATCCCGTGGCGATGGCGGCGGGGTTGGCGACGCTCGAAATCCTCCGCGGTCCCGGCGTGTACAAACAGCTTGAGGACGCCAGCGCGAAACTCGCCGACGGATTGGCCCGAGCCGCCAGGTCAATCGGCGTCCCGCTTCAGATCAACCGCGTCGGCTCCATGCTCACGCCGTTCTTCACCTCCAAGCCGGTGAAGAATTACGATGAAGCGACCGCATCGGATACGAAGCGTTTCGCGTCTTTCTTCGGCGCGATGCTCGATCATGGCGTGACGCTGCCGCCCAGCCAGTATGAGGCGTGGTTCGTGAGTCTGGCGCACGATGACGAGGCCATCACGCAGACGATCGTCGCCGCCGAGCGATCCCTGTCGCGTGCGGCGTCGGCGGACTGA
- a CDS encoding HD domain-containing protein yields the protein MSASISEKLAEQLASPPSRIQKQLQTLLQVSMALGTIQNTKDLMGRIMGHVTAAFDADRSSLFVHDPSHHQLLSCVAQGMESAAEPIRIADHQGMVGRVFQTHEPFVLSDTFESPMFDRHLAERMGYVPRSMMVVPVYHRPGRCDGVLEVMDRRVGYFTEDDLPLIEAIAVQVSISLDNARLYDAQRRQFDSFVRAFSTAIEMRDPITGTHSLNVANYAMGLAWHMGLPVPQIEWIRIAGLLHDVGKIGVPEAVLTKPGKLSDEEFAQIKDHAAKSRRILSRIEFTDELRGLDFIAAAHHEKLDGSGYPDGLVGEEIPLKARVLAVADIFDALTQQRHYREGMSIEKAFCIIDDMTPHQLDPACVAALKRFMGVSA from the coding sequence ATGTCCGCATCCATCTCTGAGAAACTCGCCGAGCAGTTGGCCTCGCCGCCGTCGCGCATTCAGAAGCAGCTTCAGACGCTTTTGCAGGTGTCGATGGCGTTGGGCACGATTCAGAATACGAAGGACCTGATGGGCCGGATCATGGGTCACGTCACGGCGGCGTTCGACGCGGATCGGTCCAGCTTGTTCGTGCATGATCCGTCGCATCATCAGCTATTGAGTTGCGTGGCGCAGGGGATGGAAAGTGCGGCGGAGCCGATTCGGATTGCGGATCATCAGGGCATGGTGGGGCGCGTGTTTCAGACGCACGAGCCGTTCGTGCTTTCGGACACGTTCGAGTCGCCGATGTTCGATCGTCACCTGGCCGAGCGCATGGGTTACGTGCCGCGGTCGATGATGGTGGTGCCGGTGTATCATCGGCCGGGGCGATGCGACGGCGTGCTTGAGGTGATGGACCGCCGCGTCGGTTACTTCACCGAAGACGACCTGCCGCTCATCGAAGCCATCGCCGTGCAGGTGAGCATCAGTCTGGACAACGCCCGGCTGTACGATGCGCAGCGCCGGCAGTTCGACAGCTTTGTCCGCGCGTTTTCGACGGCGATCGAAATGCGCGATCCGATCACGGGCACGCATTCGCTCAATGTCGCCAATTATGCGATGGGATTGGCGTGGCACATGGGGCTGCCGGTGCCGCAGATCGAATGGATCCGCATCGCGGGCTTGCTGCACGACGTGGGCAAGATCGGCGTGCCCGAGGCGGTGCTCACCAAGCCGGGCAAACTCAGCGATGAGGAGTTCGCTCAGATCAAGGACCACGCCGCCAAGAGCCGCCGGATTTTGAGCCGCATCGAGTTCACCGATGAGCTGCGCGGGCTGGACTTCATCGCCGCGGCGCATCACGAAAAACTCGATGGCTCCGGCTACCCCGATGGGCTCGTCGGCGAGGAAATCCCGCTCAAGGCCCGCGTGCTCGCCGTCGCCGACATCTTTGATGCGCTGACCCAGCAGCGGCACTACCGCGAAGGCATGTCGATCGAAAAGGCATTCTGCATCATCGATGACATGACGCCGCATCAGCTTGATCCCGCGTGTGTCGCGGCGCTGAAGCGCTTCATGGGCGTCAGTGCGTGA
- a CDS encoding adenylosuccinate synthase, producing the protein MDSATSTAARTSPVPGTHAAVVGLQWGDEGKGKIVDLLCEQYDVIVRYNGGANAGHTVVVGDQKYALHLLPSGIINRNKLNVIANGVVIDPAKLLEEIDGLATRGVEVGDNLRISDRAHLVLPYHKQQDLLMEAAISKARGEGKKIGTTGRGIGPAYADKATRSTAFRVGELYDEKHFTEKMAQVVIIKNAMLESLAKLAGETFEPIHAGHLAEQYLEFGEILKPHVCDTTPLLHDAMRRGRKLLFEGANACMLDIDHGTYPYVTSSNCSSLGIYPGSGVPGGRVGRMVGIVKAYTTRVGGGPFPTELNDAVGQRMRDKGHEYGTTTGRPRRCGWLDLVVLKYSAQICGATELSIMKLDVLAGHDKLDICTGYEVDGKKLDHFPADADVLERVKPIYETVEGFSEEVTDCRSFDELPKAAQRYIQRIEQFVGAPVSLISVGPERSQTLRK; encoded by the coding sequence ATGGATTCAGCCACGTCAACCGCCGCCCGCACCTCGCCCGTTCCGGGCACGCACGCGGCCGTGGTCGGGCTGCAATGGGGCGACGAAGGCAAGGGCAAGATCGTCGATCTGCTCTGCGAGCAGTACGACGTGATCGTCCGCTACAACGGCGGCGCCAACGCCGGGCATACCGTCGTCGTCGGCGACCAGAAATACGCCCTGCATCTGCTCCCCTCCGGCATCATCAACCGCAACAAGCTCAACGTCATCGCCAACGGCGTCGTCATCGACCCGGCCAAGCTGCTGGAGGAAATCGACGGGCTGGCGACGCGCGGCGTCGAAGTCGGCGACAACCTCCGCATCTCCGATCGCGCCCATCTCGTCCTGCCCTATCACAAACAGCAGGACCTGCTCATGGAAGCCGCGATCAGTAAAGCGCGCGGCGAAGGCAAGAAGATCGGCACGACCGGCCGGGGCATCGGCCCCGCCTACGCCGACAAGGCCACGCGCAGCACCGCCTTCCGCGTCGGCGAGCTTTACGACGAAAAGCACTTCACCGAGAAGATGGCCCAGGTCGTCATCATCAAGAACGCCATGCTCGAATCCCTCGCCAAACTCGCCGGCGAAACTTTCGAGCCGATTCATGCGGGGCATCTGGCCGAACAGTACCTGGAGTTCGGCGAGATTCTCAAGCCCCATGTCTGCGACACGACGCCGCTGCTTCATGATGCGATGCGCCGCGGCAGGAAGCTGCTCTTTGAAGGCGCCAACGCCTGCATGCTCGACATCGATCACGGCACGTATCCGTATGTGACTTCGAGCAACTGCTCGTCGCTGGGCATTTACCCCGGCTCGGGCGTACCCGGCGGGCGCGTCGGCCGCATGGTCGGCATCGTCAAGGCGTACACCACGCGCGTCGGCGGCGGCCCCTTCCCGACCGAACTCAATGACGCCGTCGGCCAGCGCATGCGCGACAAGGGCCACGAATACGGCACCACCACCGGACGCCCCCGCCGTTGCGGCTGGCTCGACCTGGTCGTCCTCAAATACTCCGCTCAAATCTGCGGCGCGACGGAGCTTTCGATCATGAAGCTCGACGTCCTCGCCGGTCACGACAAGCTTGATATCTGCACGGGCTACGAAGTCGATGGCAAAAAACTCGACCATTTCCCGGCGGATGCCGATGTGCTGGAGCGCGTCAAGCCGATCTATGAAACGGTCGAGGGCTTCAGTGAGGAAGTCACCGATTGTCGGAGTTTTGACGAACTTCCCAAGGCGGCCCAACGTTACATTCAGCGGATCGAACAATTCGTCGGAGCGCCGGTGAGCTTGATCAGCGTCGGCCCCGAACGCTCGCAAACGCTCAGGAAATGA
- a CDS encoding isoprenyl transferase: MNPPSTTSTLELPAGLDRRTMPRHVAIIMDGNGRWAAQQDKPRMYGHQKGALTTQRIVAESARLGIGCLTLYSFSIENWKRPTPEVQFLMDLCRERLKVELELMMDNNVRFVHVGRREGLDEQVLADLDETVRLTAGNTGMTLALAWNYGSRAEITSAAKRIAQRCLDGELTPDQITDQTISDHLLTAGLPDPDLLIRTAGEMRVSNFLLWQISYAELHVTDVLWPAFTAENFHAALRDYASRQRRFGGVDAAHE, encoded by the coding sequence ATGAACCCACCTTCGACCACTTCGACGCTGGAGCTTCCCGCCGGTCTGGATCGGCGGACGATGCCGCGTCATGTGGCGATCATCATGGACGGCAACGGACGCTGGGCCGCTCAGCAGGACAAGCCCCGCATGTACGGGCATCAGAAAGGCGCGCTCACCACGCAGCGCATCGTCGCCGAGTCCGCCCGGCTGGGCATCGGGTGTCTGACGCTCTACTCGTTCAGCATCGAGAACTGGAAGCGCCCCACGCCCGAGGTGCAGTTCCTCATGGACCTGTGCCGCGAGCGGCTCAAGGTCGAGCTCGAACTGATGATGGACAACAACGTCCGATTCGTTCACGTCGGCCGGCGCGAAGGGCTCGACGAGCAGGTGCTCGCGGACCTCGATGAAACGGTGCGACTCACAGCCGGGAACACGGGCATGACGCTCGCATTGGCATGGAACTACGGCTCGCGCGCCGAGATCACCAGCGCCGCCAAACGCATCGCCCAGCGATGCCTCGACGGCGAACTGACGCCCGATCAGATCACCGATCAAACCATCAGCGATCATCTGCTGACCGCCGGCCTGCCGGACCCGGACCTGCTGATCCGCACGGCGGGCGAGATGCGCGTGAGCAATTTTCTTTTGTGGCAGATCAGCTACGCCGAACTGCATGTGACTGATGTGCTCTGGCCCGCCTTTACGGCCGAGAACTTTCACGCGGCGCTGCGGGACTACGCCTCCCGTCAGCGCCGATTCGGCGGGGTTGATGCCGCCCATGAATAG
- a CDS encoding alpha-glucosidase → MKHALALLAVLSCAVSTAQAAQLTSPDGRLAVSVSVNDAGTILYHVTRDGKTILADAPLGLVFDRGRLDRDAKLTDTGKVIEHDETWKPVCGERDKVRDHYREQSLIFASTTSPAMTNTLTLRAYDEGVAWRYEVAGGSEAHLITDEITQFRFPHDAPAWAVYTAQGEYERTSLSAIKPGCERPLVVQLDDACYVALAEARLVDYARMKLSPVVGAPLTLVSDLAGHVVIGEHLATPWRVVMVADSPGKLLENNDLIRNLNDPCAVADTSWIKPGKVIREVTLTTDGAKRCVDFAAKHHIAYMLFDAGWYGNEYNPASDATTISVDPERSPGPLDLHDVIDYANQRGVGIILYVNHLALERQLDELLPLYEKWGVKGVKFGFVNVGEQQWTAWLHDAIRKAAAHHLMVDVHDEYRPTGFSRTYPNFMTQEGIGGDETSPSAAQTLTLAFTRLLAGAADNTICYYDPRVDANANHAFQLAKAVCLYSPWQCLYWYDKPAGPGADDKPDGMNHVIGDEPELRFFDEVPTVWDETRVLDGAIGQYALIARRSGTDWYIGAMNGDEPRTFTVKLDMLPAKQTYRMSVYADNDKSGTRTHVSIDRRNVMRDATLTIALKSHDGQAIHLTPAGETDARLQSDGPGWRLQQANIVDPNRPRVLLIGDSIVNGYASPVIAAIGDKAYVDAWINPYCQGSYKLDEMVRDVLAHGPYDVIHFNMGLHGWQKGRIPDGQFIPLTQKLVDTIRAANPNASLIWASSTPVTKKDHPGELEPDINPVIVEHNRMAAQVMTDNHIPIDDLYGLMSTHLDLARGDSFHWTGPGVKLQAEAVTKIILDTLADRAKK, encoded by the coding sequence ATGAAACACGCCCTCGCCCTCCTCGCTGTTTTGTCATGCGCGGTGTCGACCGCGCAAGCCGCCCAACTGACCTCGCCCGATGGGCGACTCGCCGTTTCGGTGAGCGTCAACGATGCGGGCACGATCCTGTATCACGTCACGCGCGACGGCAAAACAATTCTCGCCGACGCCCCGCTGGGCCTCGTCTTCGATCGCGGCCGGCTCGATCGTGATGCGAAACTCACCGATACGGGCAAGGTCATCGAGCACGACGAAACATGGAAACCCGTCTGCGGCGAGCGCGACAAGGTGCGCGATCACTACCGGGAGCAGTCGCTGATCTTCGCATCGACGACCTCGCCGGCGATGACCAACACCTTGACGCTGCGGGCGTACGACGAAGGCGTCGCTTGGCGCTACGAAGTGGCCGGCGGAAGCGAAGCGCATCTCATCACCGATGAAATCACGCAGTTCCGTTTCCCGCATGACGCGCCGGCGTGGGCGGTGTACACGGCTCAGGGCGAATACGAACGAACCTCCCTCAGCGCGATCAAGCCCGGCTGCGAGCGCCCGCTCGTCGTGCAGCTTGACGACGCCTGCTATGTCGCCCTCGCCGAGGCGCGGCTCGTCGACTACGCACGCATGAAGCTCTCGCCGGTCGTAGGAGCGCCGCTGACGCTTGTCAGCGATCTGGCCGGCCATGTCGTCATCGGCGAGCATCTGGCCACGCCCTGGCGCGTCGTCATGGTCGCCGATTCGCCCGGAAAACTCCTCGAAAACAACGATCTGATCCGCAACCTTAATGACCCGTGCGCGGTCGCGGACACAAGCTGGATCAAGCCCGGGAAGGTCATCCGTGAAGTCACGCTGACGACCGACGGGGCGAAGCGCTGCGTGGACTTCGCGGCCAAGCATCACATCGCCTACATGCTCTTTGACGCTGGGTGGTACGGCAACGAATACAACCCCGCCTCCGACGCGACGACGATCAGCGTCGACCCGGAGCGTTCGCCCGGCCCGCTCGATCTGCATGACGTCATCGACTACGCCAACCAGCGCGGCGTCGGCATCATTCTCTACGTCAATCATCTCGCCCTCGAACGCCAGCTCGACGAGTTGCTGCCGCTCTACGAGAAATGGGGCGTCAAGGGCGTGAAGTTCGGGTTCGTGAACGTCGGCGAGCAGCAGTGGACCGCGTGGCTGCACGATGCGATCCGCAAGGCGGCGGCGCATCATCTGATGGTCGATGTGCATGACGAATATCGCCCGACGGGATTCAGCCGCACGTATCCGAATTTCATGACGCAGGAGGGCATCGGCGGCGACGAGACCAGCCCGAGCGCGGCGCAGACGCTCACGCTGGCGTTCACGCGCCTGCTCGCCGGCGCGGCGGACAACACGATCTGTTACTACGATCCGCGCGTCGATGCGAATGCGAACCACGCGTTTCAACTCGCCAAGGCGGTGTGCCTGTACAGCCCGTGGCAATGCCTCTACTGGTACGACAAACCGGCGGGCCCGGGGGCGGACGACAAGCCCGATGGGATGAACCACGTCATCGGCGACGAGCCGGAGCTTCGGTTCTTTGACGAGGTGCCGACGGTGTGGGACGAAACGCGCGTGCTGGACGGCGCGATCGGGCAGTACGCCCTCATCGCCCGTCGCAGCGGGACGGACTGGTACATCGGCGCGATGAACGGCGACGAACCCCGCACGTTCACCGTCAAGCTCGACATGCTCCCGGCGAAGCAGACGTACCGGATGAGCGTCTACGCCGACAACGACAAGTCGGGCACGCGCACGCATGTGAGCATCGACCGGCGGAACGTCATGCGCGACGCCACGCTCACCATCGCGCTCAAATCGCACGACGGTCAGGCCATTCATCTGACCCCCGCCGGCGAAACCGATGCGCGGCTCCAGTCCGACGGCCCCGGCTGGCGGCTCCAACAAGCCAACATCGTCGACCCCAACCGCCCCCGCGTCCTGCTCATCGGCGACTCCATCGTCAACGGCTACGCCAGCCCCGTCATCGCGGCGATCGGCGACAAGGCGTACGTCGATGCGTGGATCAATCCGTACTGCCAGGGTTCGTACAAGCTTGACGAAATGGTGCGCGATGTGCTCGCACACGGGCCTTACGATGTGATCCATTTCAACATGGGTCTGCACGGCTGGCAGAAAGGGCGCATCCCCGATGGACAGTTCATTCCGCTCACGCAGAAGCTCGTCGACACGATCCGCGCCGCCAATCCGAACGCAAGTCTGATCTGGGCCTCGAGCACGCCGGTCACGAAGAAGGACCACCCCGGCGAACTGGAGCCGGACATCAACCCGGTGATCGTCGAGCACAATCGCATGGCGGCGCAGGTCATGACCGACAATCACATTCCCATCGACGACCTGTACGGGCTCATGTCGACCCACCTGGACCTCGCCCGCGGCGACAGCTTCCACTGGACCGGCCCCGGCGTGAAACTTCAGGCGGAGGCGGTGACGAAGATCATCCTTGATACGCTCGCCGATCGTGCGAAGAAGTAG
- the hpt gene encoding hypoxanthine phosphoribosyltransferase has product MREHIDRVLINRHIIARRVGEMADQIAADFKKAEGDVPTPHITLVPILTGSLIFLADLMRQLPMMMRIQLVTVSSYPGTATKSQGVQLKGQLPEDLTGHHVLVIDDILDSGHTIAFVMDLIKQRNPASFKSCMLLRKQIPSAMNTHADYIGFDIPDEFVVGYGLDYNGFYRNLPDVCVLKKEVFG; this is encoded by the coding sequence ATGCGGGAACACATTGACAGGGTGCTCATCAATCGTCACATCATCGCCCGGCGGGTCGGGGAGATGGCGGATCAGATCGCCGCCGACTTCAAGAAGGCCGAAGGCGACGTCCCCACGCCGCACATCACGCTCGTGCCGATCCTCACCGGCTCATTGATCTTCCTGGCCGACCTGATGCGGCAGCTTCCGATGATGATGCGGATTCAGCTTGTCACGGTCAGTTCGTACCCCGGCACGGCGACCAAGTCGCAGGGCGTGCAGCTCAAGGGGCAGCTCCCGGAAGACCTTACCGGGCATCACGTGCTGGTCATCGACGACATCCTCGACTCGGGGCACACGATCGCCTTCGTCATGGACCTCATCAAGCAGCGCAATCCCGCCTCGTTCAAGTCGTGCATGCTCCTCCGCAAGCAGATTCCCAGCGCCATGAACACCCACGCCGACTATATCGGCTTCGACATCCCCGATGAATTCGTCGTCGGGTACGGGCTGGACTACAACGGGTTCTACCGCAATCTGCCGGATGTTTGCGTACTCAAAAAAGAGGTGTTCGGGTGA
- a CDS encoding PH domain-containing protein yields the protein MNANAPDPVLGLTGDRAAALLPADLLQGDETIILLLKPSPLYILLSCVGTLGVIIVLTMAALWVHRHLGLGEYDPSSLMTLAVGLMGLRLFWQFLEWMSRTYVLTDRRVIRIKGVLRVEVFQAELGRIQHTDVIMSVRERLFGLGTISFATAGTGFPEAYWLMLRRPYTVQKQILQAIHRYR from the coding sequence GTGAACGCCAACGCGCCCGATCCGGTGCTGGGCCTGACCGGCGACCGCGCCGCGGCGCTCTTGCCCGCCGACCTGCTTCAGGGCGACGAGACGATCATCCTGCTGCTCAAACCCAGCCCCTTGTACATCCTCCTTTCATGTGTGGGCACGCTGGGCGTGATCATCGTTTTGACGATGGCGGCGTTATGGGTGCACCGGCATCTGGGGCTGGGCGAATATGACCCGAGCAGTCTGATGACGCTGGCGGTCGGGCTGATGGGCTTGCGGCTGTTCTGGCAGTTTCTGGAATGGATGAGCCGGACGTACGTGCTGACGGATCGGCGGGTGATCCGCATCAAGGGCGTGCTGCGCGTCGAAGTGTTTCAGGCGGAGCTTGGGCGCATTCAGCATACGGACGTGATCATGAGCGTGCGCGAGCGGCTCTTCGGGCTGGGCACGATCAGCTTCGCCACCGCCGGCACGGGCTTCCCCGAAGCGTACTGGCTCATGCTGCGTAGACCGTACACCGTGCAGAAGCAGATTTTGCAGGCGATTCATCGGTATCGGTAA
- a CDS encoding HAD hydrolase family protein: MNYKLLALDLDGTLLDSNGHVPEANRRTIERARKAGMMVALCTGRGLAESRPAINAIDHVGPVVLAGGALVSDPTTGRTLHRATIEPRLAAELTEHFLQSGQAVLILVDPDPLDHDYLVIRGDRLTPNTRWWFKMIGTRERYVDTPTLEDLHHVLRVGIVGPESVMPPLTASLTDTFGERVCLQSFMAVKLEDHEDVHLLEAFAGGVNKWSGLTWLANEHGIDLSQVATIGDHVNDLAMIEAAGCGIAMGNAIDAVKAAAKRQTGTNDEAGVATAIERLLDGTW; encoded by the coding sequence ATGAACTACAAACTCCTCGCGCTCGATCTGGACGGCACCCTGCTCGATTCCAACGGCCACGTGCCGGAGGCGAATCGGCGGACGATTGAGCGGGCGCGGAAGGCGGGGATGATGGTGGCGCTGTGCACGGGGCGCGGGTTGGCCGAGTCGCGGCCGGCGATCAACGCCATCGACCACGTCGGGCCGGTCGTGCTGGCGGGCGGGGCGCTGGTGAGCGATCCGACGACGGGGCGGACGCTGCATCGCGCGACGATCGAGCCGCGCCTCGCGGCGGAACTGACGGAGCATTTTCTGCAATCCGGTCAGGCGGTGCTGATTCTCGTGGACCCCGATCCGCTCGATCACGATTATCTGGTCATCCGCGGCGACCGGCTGACGCCCAACACCCGATGGTGGTTCAAAATGATCGGCACGCGCGAGCGCTACGTCGACACGCCGACGCTGGAGGATCTGCATCACGTCCTGCGCGTCGGCATCGTCGGGCCCGAATCGGTCATGCCCCCGCTGACCGCCTCGCTGACCGACACGTTCGGCGAGCGCGTGTGTCTGCAAAGCTTCATGGCGGTCAAACTCGAGGATCATGAAGATGTGCATCTGCTCGAGGCCTTCGCCGGCGGAGTCAACAAGTGGTCGGGCCTGACGTGGCTGGCCAACGAGCACGGGATCGACCTGTCGCAGGTGGCGACGATCGGGGACCACGTCAACGACCTGGCGATGATCGAAGCGGCCGGCTGCGGGATCGCCATGGGCAACGCCATCGACGCCGTCAAGGCGGCGGCCAAACGTCAGACCGGGACCAACGACGAAGCGGGCGTGGCGACGGCGATCGAACGGCTGCTCGACGGGACATGGTGA
- a CDS encoding PEP-CTERM sorting domain-containing protein (PEP-CTERM proteins occur, often in large numbers, in the proteomes of bacteria that also encode an exosortase, a predicted intramembrane cysteine proteinase. The presence of a PEP-CTERM domain at a protein's C-terminus predicts cleavage within the sorting domain, followed by covalent anchoring to some some component of the (usually Gram-negative) cell surface. Many PEP-CTERM proteins exhibit an unusual sequence composition that includes large numbers of potential glycosylation sites. Expression of one such protein has been shown restore the ability of a bacterium to form floc, a type of biofilm.) codes for MTLDFLLAMRGGLGYNSLDADSSHGGGRIRRATRPVGAASVREMDPMMRNTFVAIALTAALASVASPAKAVLLNFDTETATTIPSMTPNSPTRPGALTSISGVVDGITVTISRSGGQSFDIIDNAQQGNLKAPNELNNGKWGARSIDPFINTTKSLIISFDTAVHTVSMLIGDFGADTDAVQLKAYSNANATGLIKTTTTDLPTSPTVPGSNKFTEKRVSVFSSAVNIRSVELIAGAGVNNDLLSVFIDRLFFSATPEVVDATHIPDIPISTTEVSFMLNFLGVDNPLNLGDQFFVAGDTVPEPTGLAMLGLGAVAMMRRRRRA; via the coding sequence GTGACCCTCGATTTTTTGCTGGCAATGCGCGGGGGCCTGGGGTATAATTCGCTCGATGCGGATTCCTCACATGGAGGTGGACGAATCCGGCGAGCGACGCGGCCTGTGGGTGCGGCGTCCGTGAGAGAGATGGATCCCATGATGCGTAACACGTTTGTCGCCATCGCCCTGACCGCTGCCCTTGCATCCGTCGCCTCCCCGGCGAAGGCGGTGCTGCTCAATTTCGACACCGAGACGGCGACGACGATTCCGTCGATGACGCCCAATTCACCGACCCGCCCCGGCGCCCTGACGAGCATCAGCGGCGTGGTCGACGGGATCACGGTGACGATCTCCCGCTCCGGCGGACAATCCTTCGACATCATCGACAATGCCCAGCAGGGCAACCTCAAGGCGCCCAACGAACTGAACAACGGCAAGTGGGGCGCCCGCTCGATCGACCCGTTCATCAACACGACCAAGTCGCTGATCATCAGCTTCGACACCGCGGTGCACACGGTCTCGATGCTCATCGGCGACTTCGGGGCGGACACCGATGCGGTGCAGCTTAAGGCCTATTCCAACGCCAACGCCACGGGGCTCATCAAGACGACGACGACGGATCTGCCGACCTCGCCGACCGTGCCGGGGTCCAACAAGTTCACGGAGAAGCGCGTGAGCGTGTTCTCGTCGGCGGTCAATATCCGCAGCGTCGAACTGATCGCGGGAGCGGGCGTCAACAATGACCTGTTGAGCGTGTTCATCGATCGGCTGTTCTTCTCGGCGACGCCGGAAGTCGTCGACGCCACGCATATTCCCGACATTCCGATCAGCACGACGGAAGTGAGCTTCATGCTCAATTTTCTGGGCGTGGACAATCCGCTGAACCTCGGCGATCAGTTTTTCGTGGCCGGGGACACGGTGCCGGAGCCGACGGGCTTGGCGATGTTGGGGCTTGGCGCGGTGGCGATGATGCGTCGTCGGCGTCGGGCGTAA